The Chelmon rostratus isolate fCheRos1 chromosome 9, fCheRos1.pri, whole genome shotgun sequence sequence GCCTGGAGCACAGTTGCAGCCCATAGTGAGCAGTCTACACTAAAACTACGATTTTTCAATTGAAGCAGTGTGTTTGAAAGCAGAAAGATCTTCCAAATATAACATGTAGggtgttttttaattaataaaatatttaaaaatatacttAGTTTAGGCCATGTGGCACATcagctttgatttattttagtctttgtTGTATCTTTGGTTAGAACTTTTATTCACTTATTCAAGTACAtcataattatcattattattctgaGCACTTTTAATTAGCAATAGTGAAGGTAGCTTTGAAAGGCCTGTCTAAGTCTTACTCAACTTTGGAAATGTGTCATTTGCTGAATTGAGAAGTGGTGATCCTTCatatattattaatttatttttcttaacgTTTAAAGTAATAGCATAGCTTGAGGTAAAAACACCCACAGTCCCGGTTATGTTACCATCAGTACCTCTCTTAAAGCAAGAGGAATCTCTGCTATATAATCTGCTATGTAGttgtctctctcatctctgctgTTCTCTCCTTTCCTCAGACAACATTCCCAGTGACGCCCTCCCTGGCAACGAGTCCCAGTATGGCATTCAGTCCATATCTGAGCCACATGGGCCCAGGCATGGGCTTGATGCCTGAGCTGCTGCCCAGTACTCCCCTGCTGGTCCCTGGGAGTCCCACCGGCCTGGCAGCCATGGCCAACGGCACCTCCGCACAAAAACATGTGCGCACAGACAAGCTGGAGGTATGCGCGCTGCGTGCAGTTGTTGTGTTGCTATGTTTGGCCTAAGTATGATGAAAGGTAAATGTTGATCAGTGCTCCCAATGACCCTGCCAGGTTTGTCGAGAATTCCAACGTGGTAACTGCACGAGGGGTGAGAGCGACTGCCGCTACGCTCACCCCCTGGAGGCTGGCATGGTGGACTGCAGCGAGAACTCGGTCATCGTCTGCATGGACTACATTAAAGGCCGCTGCAGCCGAGACAAGTGCAAGTACTTCCATCCCCCGGCTCACCTGCAGGCCAGGATCAAGGCTGCACAGCACCAAGCCAGTCAAACCACAGCGTCCGCAGCCTTGGTGAGTTCTTCTCAACACTGTGACGGGGACAAATACTGAGAACATCAACTGACTTTGTATGATACAAcgaacagaaaaaacacaggtgtaaacCAATACTCTCTTTCTTAAAACTTACAAATCAAAATTCACCATATCTGCTTgacacagcagtgaaacaggAGAACATTTTCTTGTTCTTTACTTGGATATTGTTTACTGATGCTGTGAAGCATCCGGGTATCACTTTATCCCTCAGGCAGCTGTAGTCTGGGGATTATGTTTTTCATGaatgtctgctgctgtgcatgtgtctgaGCCTGTACTCTCAGTGAAGCAAGCTACAGGGGCTAAAGTTAGCATTGTGAGCAGCTGTAACGTAATCAGGTCAATCTGCAGAgctgatgcagaaaaacaagaaagccAGTATTGGAAAAAGTTACAAAATCGAAAATTTGTTGATGTGGCTGCTAATGCTGTATGCTCATGAATGACTGTATTGTTTCTGGTAGTGCCATCCTGAATTGTCGCCAGTGGTTCACATTTTCACCCATTTGACGTTAAATGAATCAAGATTCTCACAGGATACTTAAAAACTATGCATAACATATTTATGACCGTTTGGCATCACATGCTAAAATGTGATATGTGTATATATTCATGTCATAATTATATTTCCCTGTTCTCTTGGTTATGTTCCACTGCAGTTGGATGTTTCAGCACAGGCCCCATTAGGGAATGAAGTCATAGCAATCCCATTTTGCTCTTGGCCTGACCTCTGGGCTGTCCTACATCACTTCAGCTAATCTTACACACTGCAGTGTCCTCTTGTGGTGGTAAACAGAAACATCCACATCAAGTGGATGTTGATGCACTCACAGAGGCTGTATATTTACTCTGAAAAAACACCAGctaatgcagtttttttgtttgtttgtttgtttcagggaAATTGTTGATGTACTGTAATGCACATTTTGTAAGCAGTGTTTAAAaacttctctcctccttcttctggGTTTCTCCCTGGCCAGGCTCTGCCTCCAGGTGCCATGCAGCCGCTACCAAAGAGGCCGATTTTAGAGAAGAGCAACGGAGCTGCTGCCACTGTCTTCAATCCCAACATGTTCCACTACCAGCAAGCCCTGGCTAACATGCAGCTCCAGCAACCAGCCTTCATCCCCACCGGTGAGTCTCTACACACATTAGCAACACTGAAACATAGTCCGGACAGTGTATTTCTTACCATGCATGTGGGCGGTAAACTGGAATCAGTTAACCGTTGGAACTTCTtggcagaattttttttttttttatgtttgacaACTATTCAACATTGTGGGAAACAGGAAGTTACAGGTGTAGTGGTAGCAGTATGCACTACAGTTTAACTGCTCACCTTTACCCTTTCTATCACACCACGCTTCACTTCCTCCCTTGTGTTGCTTGCATTTGCTTCACTCTTGCTTGACACGTGATGAGAGTTGTTGAAGCTATAAACAAAGTCAGAGAAGGCACGAAAAGTGATCACTTCAGAAGGCTATTATATGAGACTGCCGGTGCATGGATTATTGGGTGCATGCCTTGTGGGTTTGTTTAGCCTATCGAGTATTGGAAATCATAGAAGTCCTAATGTTATAAAGGAAAATAACATGTATTTTGCTGAAAGTACCAGTAAGTCATAGGAGCAGATAAACAAAAAAGTGAGACAGAGTAAAGGATATAGCCAACACCAGTCCAAATACTCTTAAACATATTGATGTTTTGGATGATTGTAATTTTCAACAGTTTTTACACTAAACTGGACATCTGCTTGTTTGTTAACATCAGGAGCGACTTGATTTGAAGGGTTTAATTTAGATTTGAAGGACGGGTTGGCAGAAAATGTATGATCATATTTTACTGCATTACATTAGCGCTGAAACAGTGAAGTAACTGGTTGTCAGAGAATGAATTGCCAACAGTCTCTAAAACTGCTTAATCATTTAACTTAATCATAGCTATTTTTCGGTTTTAGCCTCTCAAATGTggggatttgctgcttttctctgttttaagtACCAAAAATTGTAACTTGCATATCAGGTGTTGAAGTGTTGGTCTGAAATGCTATGCAGTTTTAATGTGTCACGTTGGGCTGTCAGAATTTATCACAAGTATTTGCTTATGCCTCTGCACTGGCAACAGCTGTGGCCAGTGCAGTTCGTACCATTCTTATAACATGTTAAATGttatctcaggaacgccttgaAGGAATTTCTTCAGATTTGACACAAATGTTCACATGACTCTAGGATGAACTGACTAAATTTTGGTGAAGCATACATCCACAAGGCGgtaattcaattttatttttacaattttcgGACCATGCATtgattaaataattaatgaaaataGTCAATAGTTGCTCAGTTAAGGAGACTGTgctagtgaaaaaaaaaacttatacgacacaaaacaacattttggtCACATGTATTTGACACATAATGATACAAGAGACACTGCTAGGTatcaacactgaaaaacatttgcCATTAAGAGGATGGTAACTGCAAAGAATCAGTGGTTAGTGAAATGTTTGAAGTCTGTCATGAATTATTGATATGCCACGTGCCCAAATTACACAACATAGAGGTCTGCAGCCAAAACACCCACATACTGTACCTGTTCCATGCAGAAGGAGTACTCATGCACATTTAGTTTCATCTTCATTTCTTGCTGCATGGATACACCACTTCTACAATATGCTGATCAAAGCTGCTCATCAGCTGACACCGGTTTGGTTTTACACTCTCATCAACCTCAGTATTGCTTATGTCCTCTGAACTAACCTGAACCCGTTGACTTGCTGTTACCAATTATGGCTTCTTCTTTACTCCAACTCTTtgtcctctttgttttcttttgtcctcctcctgctgtctgtctcgtCTGTTCACAtccatttcttgtttttcacacaTGTAGCCATACATAATGTGACAGGCTCTGTTCTGTGCATGTTGCCCTCAGGAGCCATTGGTAGGTCAGCTATAACTATGCAATATATATGTGTTGGTGGAGCAGCCGCTTTATTGAATGATTGATTCATCAATTGGATGACAAAATGGCCGTACTGCTTAGCATGTTTTATCCAGTCTACTAAAA is a genomic window containing:
- the mbnl3 gene encoding muscleblind-like protein 3, which produces MAVSMAMGRDTKWLTLEVCREFQRGTCSRSDAECKFAHPSRSCHVENGRVIACFDSLKGRCTRENCKYLHPPPHLKTQLEINGRNNLIQQKAAAAMLAQQMQFMLPGAQLQPITTFPVTPSLATSPSMAFSPYLSHMGPGMGLMPELLPSTPLLVPGSPTGLAAMANGTSAQKHVRTDKLEVCREFQRGNCTRGESDCRYAHPLEAGMVDCSENSVIVCMDYIKGRCSRDKCKYFHPPAHLQARIKAAQHQASQTTASAALALPPGAMQPLPKRPILEKSNGAAATVFNPNMFHYQQALANMQLQQPAFIPTVPMMHGATTSTVSSASTPVTNVPFAESAASNQ